The Schistocerca gregaria isolate iqSchGreg1 chromosome 1, iqSchGreg1.2, whole genome shotgun sequence genome includes a window with the following:
- the LOC126346320 gene encoding serine-rich adhesin for platelets-like: MRRHHTHTAEAVAVALALFIGAAAAVTTAGSRLRSTRSGIVFPDDSSASVVWSLRDGPSGKLISGHHHLHRSASGSNSHSSSASQSAASGSSSSSQSESHSQSAARGSGEVPILVRDREYTSGAVLLPDGDEDYQQTIIHYGDGFEHLASGGSPHSVLTVLPPAQTTYHSGVIHHGGQASANAASSSQSSSSSYSQGSTASHSSSESSSSSSGSSTKQLISQPSAVLVAPGSPANGLALVHGGIVSQAEGGSQASSQSSSHSSSSQASSHSGSHSASHTTSPVYGHPAPGVPTSYSFSQSFTNAAGGNSASQSSSHGITKALSSGGVISQSSSQSSGASSNGLSQSSSSSHSSSESIPQEAARPIFYGDALVPVQQLQLSVPVVNAGAGAASHSLSNSQASSTSNSASTSQSSAEASGYSNGELYNIDNVQIPIRGFGLIDLTNDVVPGGSTAASHSNSQSSSLSSSQSASQSSSQSAAGNEYFASDIQAQVPVSGFTGHLVSILPNGISYGASHNTEGSAQSVSHSSSQGNGQSLTTGDLHLPLQPFDNVGQVNRIIPTVGSQSYSASSSQSKSAAASSQSSSESSSHSSGQAHIVGDLQAPLQGVGFVGQTENVQPIYGSSYSSSQSSNAAASSQSSSESSSQSSGHTISAGNVQLPLQNIGFVGHPNTVVPVTGIHSSSSSSSQSSSAASASQASSESSSLSSEYGLSTGELQIPIQGTEFVGQLTNAVPYNNGQSYSASSSQSSSSASEGTASASQSSSESFNHNTGNVYSPADLQIPIQTLPLAGEVNSALTYPTGFPVSTSGSEATSASGSGSSASSSSASGAAGANGAYSQSSSGSQSLGLEGQASYSQSSSQGGSALLPAVAKIVSPAVSHSASASQASSSTDGYSGGLSSSSGSSSQAYSNSQAQNGISSSSSSSSSGATNVPGGNHPLIGSFLPSVVPGPFLGSHQPLVNQLANIDGGRFSSSGSSSHSKSSSSSSSGSSSSSSSSSSGFSTGPHGYLGQPGSPLQKLFGSSSFSSSSSSGGFSSSSSSSASSSSSSSSGGFAVSQPVLPAPHFGFPGSLCKLSGC, from the exons ATGCGGCGGcaccacacacacactgcagagGCGGTTGCCGTCGCTCTCGCTCTCTTCATCGGCGCAGCCGCCGCGGTCACCACTGCAG GATCCAGATTACGAAGCACGCGCTCTGGCATCGTATTCCCCGACGACAGCTCCGCCAGCGTGGTGTGGTCCCTAAGAGACGGACCATCCGGAAAACTCATCAGCGGTCACCACCACCTTCACCGTAGCGCCAGCGGAAGCAACAGCCACAGCAGCAGCGCCAGCCAATCAGCAGCCAGCGGCTCATCCAGCTCCAGCCAGTCAGAGAGCCACAGCCAAAGTGCTGCACGAGGCTCTGGAGAAGTCCCCATCCTTGTCCGAGACAGAGAGTACACTAGCGGAGCTGTATTGCTGCCAGATGGAGACGAAGATTACCAGCAAACAATTATTCACTACGGGGACGGCTTTGAACACTTGGCATCAGGAGGCTCTCCCCACAGTGTGCTGACTGTGCTACCACCTGCACAGACGACTTACCATTCCGGAGTAATTCACCATGGTGGACAGGCCAGCGCTAACGCCGCATCTTCTTCACAGAGTTCGAGCAGCTCTTACAGCCAAGGAAGCACAGCGTCTCACAGCAGCAGCGAGAGCAGCAGTTCATCATCAGGATCATCCACAAAACAACTAATCTCTCAACCGAGTGCTGTGTTGGTCGCCCCTGGAAGCCCTGCAAATGGTCTTGCGCTCGTTCATGGAGGAATCGTCAGCCAAGCGGAGGGAGGGTCACAGGCCTCGAGTCAAAGCAGTTCTCACTCATCCAGTTCGCAGGCCTCCAGCCACAGTGGATCTCACTCTGCCAGCCACACTACGAGCCCAGTTTATGGACATCCTGCACCGGGGGTACCAACCAGTTACTCCTTCAGTCAGAGTTTCACAAACGCAGCTGGTGGCAATTccgcatctcagagtagcagccaCGGTATAACCAAGGCACTTTCGAGCGGAGGAGTTATCTCGCAAAGCAGCAGCCAAAGCAGTGGAGCTTCATCCAACGGTCTAAGCCAGAGTAGCTCTTCATCTCACTCATCGAGTGAATCCATACCACAGGAAGCTGCTCGACCAATTTTTTATGGAGACGCACTTGTGCCTGTCCAGCAATTACAACTCTCTGTACCAGTTGTTAATGCGGGGGCAGGGGCTGCTAGTCATTCGCTCAGCAACAGCCAGGCCAGTAGCACATCCAACAGTGCATCTACGTCACAGTCTTCGGCGGAGGCAAGTGGTTACAGCAACGGAGAACTGTATAACATCGACAATGTGCAGATTCCCATCAGAGGCTTCGGCTTAATAGATCTCACAAATGATGTTGTGCCTGGTGGATCGACAGCAGCGTCGCATAGCAACAGCCAGTCTAGCAGTTTATCATCCTCACAGTCGGCGAGCCAATCTAGCAGCCAAAGTGCTGCTGGCAATGAATACTTCGCCAGTGACATTCAGGCACAAGTTCCAGTTTCTGGATTCACCGGACATTTAGTTAGCATATTGCCGAACGGTATTTCGTACGGCGCAAGCCACAACACTGAAGGCAGTGCTCAGTCGGTAAGCCACTCCAGCAGTCAGGGTAATGGACAATCACTCACTACTGGCGACCTGCACTTGCCTCTTCAGCCCTTTGACAATGTGGGACAAGTGAACAGAATCATTCCGACAGTAGGCAGTCAGTCTTACAGCGCAAGTTCGAGCCAGTCAAAGAGTGCAGCTGCGTCATCGCAGTCGTCGAGTGAATCTAGCAGTCACAGTAGTGGGCAGGCGCACATTGTTGGTGACCTACAGGCACCTCTGCAAGGCGTTGGCTTTGTGGGacaaacagaaaatgttcaacCCATTTATGGCAGTTCTTACAGTTCAAGCCAATCAAGCAACGCAGCTGCTTCATCTCAGTCGTCAAGTGAATCTAGCAGCCAAAGCAGTGGACACACTATCTCGGCTGGTAATGTGCAgctccctcttcaaaacattggattCGTAGGACATCCAAATACTGTTGTGCCTGTCACTGGAATTCATTCTTCCAGCTCAAGTTCAAGCCAATCAAGCAGCGCAGCTTCAGCATCGCAGGCATCAAGTGAATCTAGTAGTCTAAGCAGTGAGTACGGACTCAGCACTGGAGAACTGCAGATACCTATACAAGGAACTGAATTTGTGGGACAGCTGACTAATGCTGTGCCTTACAACAATGGTCAGTCTTACAGTGCGAGCtcctctcagtcaagtagctccgctTCTGAGGGCACTGCCTCGGCATCACAGTCATCGAGTGAATCATTTAACCACAACACTGGCAACGTTTACAGCCCAGCTGATCTTCAGATTCCCATTCAGACATTGCCCTTAGCTGGAGAGGTAAACAGTGCCCTGACATATCCTACTGGTTTCCCCGTCAGCACTAGTGGCAGTGAAGCTACTAGCGCCAGCGGCAGTGGCAGTTCTGCATCATCATCGTCAGCAAGTGGGGCTGCTGGAGCAAATGGAGCCTACTCTCAAAGCTCCTCTGGCAGTCAATCTCTAGGACTGGAAGGTCAAGCATCATACAGCCAGTCGAGCAGCCAAGGCGGAAGTGCTCTTCTTCCTGCTGTAGCAAAAATTGTGTCTCCAGCAGtatctcacagtgcctctgcttctcAAGCGAGCAGTAGCACTGATGGCTACAGTGGTGGGCTCTCCTCCAGCTCAGGATCATCAAGTCAAGCATACTCAAACAGCCAAGCTCAGAATGGTATCAGCAGCTCCTCTTCCAGCAGTTCCAGTGGAGCCACCAATGTACCTGGTGGTAACCACCCGCTAATCGGCAGTTTTCTACCCTCTGTCGTGCCTGGGCCGTTTCTCGGTAGTCaccagccactagtgaatcaactGGCAAATATCGATGGTGGTAGATTTAGCAGTTCTGGATCTTCTAGCCATAGCAAGTCTTCTAGTTCCAGTAGCAGTGGAAGTAGCTCCAGCAGCAGTTCCTCAAGCTCAGGATTCTCCACAGGTCCTCATGGATACTTGGGGCAGCCTGGCTCACCCCTCCAGAAGCTTTTCGGCAGTTCTTCATTCAGCTCATCTTCCTCATCTGGtggcttctcttcctcctcctcgagTTCTGCTTCAAGCTCCAGTTCCAGTTCCAGCGGTGGTTTCGCCGTCTCACAGCCAGTGTTACCTGCTCCACACTTCGGCTTCCCTGGAAGCCTATGTAAACTGTCTGGATGCTAA